The Kordia sp. SMS9 genome window below encodes:
- a CDS encoding glycosyltransferase, which produces MKNSKTVLVAPLNWGLGHATRCIPIIRGLLAENFTPVIASDGIALHLLQKEFPELETITLPDYQIEYAKKGKNFKLKMLKDSPKMLKAISKEKKIVKKLVKQRDFCGIISDNRLGVYSKKVPSVFITHQLNVLSGATTWLSSKIHQFIIKKFDECWVPDVEGKPNLSGKLGHLKKHSLPLKYIGPLSRLQFEEVPKIYDLMVILSGPEPQRTLLEEKLFEEVKHFDGKVLFVRGKVETKQEHFQFLNCDVYNFMQSDALEKAFNESALVLSRSGYTTVMDLAKLHKKAFFIPTSGQFEQEYLAKRLQKQQLVPTATQDDFSIQDLSRVSDFKGLNQIDYEEDYKALFHLFQRE; this is translated from the coding sequence ATGAAGAATTCGAAAACTGTGTTAGTTGCTCCCTTAAATTGGGGTTTGGGACATGCCACTCGCTGCATTCCGATTATCCGCGGATTATTAGCTGAAAATTTTACACCTGTGATTGCTTCTGATGGCATTGCGCTTCACTTGTTGCAAAAGGAGTTTCCCGAGTTAGAGACCATTACCTTGCCCGATTATCAGATTGAATACGCCAAGAAAGGAAAGAATTTTAAACTGAAAATGCTGAAAGATTCGCCTAAAATGCTCAAAGCCATTTCTAAAGAAAAGAAAATTGTGAAGAAGCTCGTGAAGCAACGTGATTTTTGCGGAATTATCTCAGATAATCGATTGGGTGTGTACAGCAAAAAAGTGCCTTCCGTGTTTATTACGCATCAATTGAATGTATTGAGTGGCGCTACAACTTGGTTGAGCAGTAAAATTCATCAGTTTATTATTAAAAAATTTGACGAATGTTGGGTGCCTGATGTTGAAGGAAAACCAAATCTCTCGGGAAAATTGGGCCATTTAAAGAAACATTCGCTTCCGCTGAAATATATTGGACCGTTGAGCCGATTACAGTTTGAAGAAGTACCAAAAATATACGATTTGATGGTCATTTTATCTGGTCCTGAGCCACAACGTACGCTATTGGAAGAGAAGTTGTTTGAAGAAGTGAAACATTTTGACGGAAAAGTGTTGTTCGTTCGTGGAAAAGTGGAAACCAAACAAGAGCATTTTCAGTTTTTGAATTGTGACGTGTATAATTTTATGCAAAGCGATGCACTCGAAAAAGCATTTAACGAAAGTGCTTTGGTATTGTCACGATCAGGATATACAACCGTAATGGATTTGGCAAAGTTGCACAAAAAAGCCTTTTTCATTCCTACGTCTGGACAGTTTGAACAAGAATATTTAGCCAAGCGTTTGCAAAAACAACAACTGGTGCCAACCGCAACACAAGATGATTTTTCGATACAAGATCTTTCCCGCGTAAGCGATTTTAAAGGATTGAATCAAATTGATTATGAGGAAGATTATAAAGCGTTATTCCACCTTTTCCAGCGTGAATGA
- a CDS encoding cell wall metabolism sensor histidine kinase WalK, translating to MTRKLRKSYRFAFRSSLYITLFTTSILVALLLFFEIENFILVPTLFFIAGFAFCFFIIQFRVERFIYKRVKKIYDDVTLLDVSDFQNYPITTDMATLTKEIEKFATNKKLEIETLKIRENYRKEFVGNVSHELKTPLFTVQGYILTLLDGAMEDKNIRKKYLNRAEKGVERLIYIVKDLDMITRLEAGDLNLDVEKFDIIELVQNVFDLLEMKAAKKKISLAFDMNYTKPILVAADKERIQQVLTNLIVNSIKYGREKGTTEISVENLIRNKVIVRVTDNGEGIEKDNIPRLFERFYRVDQSRTRKEGGSGLGLSIVKHIIEAHNEKIYVESEYGVGSEFSFTLEKVE from the coding sequence ATGACTAGAAAACTTAGAAAATCATATCGTTTTGCTTTTCGCTCCTCGTTGTACATTACATTATTTACAACGTCTATATTGGTGGCTTTGCTATTATTTTTTGAGATTGAAAATTTCATCTTAGTGCCCACACTGTTTTTTATAGCAGGTTTTGCTTTTTGCTTTTTTATCATTCAGTTTCGTGTAGAACGCTTTATATACAAACGTGTTAAGAAAATATATGATGATGTAACGCTGTTGGATGTGAGCGACTTTCAAAACTATCCCATCACAACAGACATGGCAACCTTAACGAAAGAAATTGAAAAGTTTGCCACGAATAAGAAACTGGAAATTGAAACGCTAAAAATTCGAGAAAACTACCGAAAAGAATTTGTTGGAAATGTTTCTCACGAACTAAAAACGCCACTGTTTACCGTACAAGGCTATATTTTGACTTTGTTAGATGGTGCGATGGAAGACAAAAATATTCGTAAAAAATACTTAAATCGTGCTGAAAAAGGTGTCGAGCGACTCATCTATATTGTGAAAGATTTGGATATGATTACGCGTTTGGAAGCAGGCGATTTGAATTTGGATGTTGAAAAATTTGACATTATAGAATTGGTGCAAAATGTGTTTGATTTACTAGAGATGAAAGCTGCCAAAAAGAAAATATCGCTGGCGTTTGATATGAATTATACCAAACCGATTTTAGTTGCTGCCGATAAAGAACGCATTCAACAAGTATTGACAAATTTAATTGTAAACTCTATTAAATACGGTCGTGAAAAAGGAACCACAGAAATTAGTGTTGAAAACCTCATTCGAAACAAAGTGATTGTGCGTGTAACCGACAATGGTGAAGGAATTGAAAAAGATAACATTCCGCGTTTGTTTGAACGTTTCTATCGTGTCGATCAAAGTCGAACTCGTAAAGAAGGTGGCTCTGGTTTAGGATTGTCCATCGTAAAACACATTATTGAAGCGCACAACGAAAAAATATACGTAGAAAGTGAATACGGCGTCGGTTCTGAGTTTTCATTCACGCTGGAAAAGGTGGAATAA
- a CDS encoding response regulator transcription factor produces the protein MKKKDIKILLVDDEPDILEIVGYNLSSAGYNLTTANNGVEAIAKAKKIKPHLIIMDVMMPEMDGIEACENIRKESSLANTIITFLTARGEDYSQVAGFDAGADDYITKPIKPKVLVSKVKALLRRLKDDEENALIVTVGDIIINREEYKIEKEGVEIILPRKEFELLSLLASRPGKVFKREEILDKVWGNEVIVGGRTIDVHIRKLREKIGENHFKTVKGVGYKYVQ, from the coding sequence ATGAAAAAAAAGGATATTAAAATCTTACTTGTAGATGATGAGCCAGATATTTTAGAAATTGTAGGCTATAATTTATCGTCAGCTGGATACAATCTCACAACGGCAAATAATGGAGTGGAAGCCATTGCAAAAGCAAAAAAAATAAAACCACATTTGATTATTATGGATGTGATGATGCCAGAAATGGACGGAATTGAAGCGTGTGAAAATATCAGAAAAGAAAGCAGTTTGGCAAACACCATCATTACTTTTTTAACGGCTCGCGGTGAAGATTACTCGCAAGTGGCAGGTTTTGATGCGGGCGCAGATGATTACATTACAAAACCCATCAAACCAAAAGTGTTGGTAAGTAAAGTAAAAGCGTTGTTGCGTCGCTTAAAAGATGACGAAGAAAATGCATTGATTGTAACGGTTGGAGATATTATCATCAACAGAGAAGAATACAAAATTGAAAAAGAAGGTGTGGAAATCATCTTGCCACGAAAAGAATTTGAATTATTATCGCTATTAGCTTCTCGCCCAGGAAAAGTATTCAAAAGAGAAGAAATTTTGGATAAAGTTTGGGGAAATGAAGTCATTGTTGGCGGACGTACGATCGATGTTCACATTCGTAAATTACGTGAAAAAATTGGCGAAAATCATTTTAAAACCGTCAAAGGTGTAGGGTACAAGTACGTACAATAA
- a CDS encoding TonB-dependent receptor, producing MRQNITLTILLFFTFVIGFAQNGSIVGKVQDKEVNNDPLPFANVTIKGTSKGTTSDFDGLYELKDVAPGTYTLIFSFVGYKTQEVENVVVNPGKITNVDVILAVNAAALDAIVITATTRKISEAATLLEQKKSKDIKQIIGAEELARKGVGDAAGAVTKISGVSKQEGSSNVYVRGLGDRYLNTTLNGLPLPSNDIEKKNIELGLFATDVIENVSISKAYSGKQYGDFAAGNVNINSKDYKGKGYVEAFVGSSINTNAIGENFVVSEGSGFFGDYARHNQNPFAVILSHGVDPEAVETPININFGISGGKSWDFENGARLSAFGTVSFENGYEYRRGEATDFTTVEKKSFQDAEEFEYSTTTTAMGTLNFKINDDNKLKFNSLFINSSTNEVGYFGIDGKGRNRDAILNTDEGFYQMNAQFDQNQVFVNQLIGNHKKNKIEVDWAVGYNLVFAKQPDRKRISIENYQFALDADPTTNPTFFSNVDYDNQRYFQDIDDTEFNGRINLAYDVNENFKLNFGYNGRSKERNFENIRYGYDIVDSNFQITDVDNLNSIFNIGNFNADGGAIYDIRVINAIPDLGNTNRPGLAENTYTGNLDLFAGYVDAEIKSEKWLIVPGVRFESFDQSIAYDVINLGNNGNSSRSAYENFILPSINVKYALSEEQNIRFSASRTVSLPEFKETAPFVYIDVTNRIGGNPDLLGATDPNFVNVSDKSYSNVLNFDLKYEWFFGKGEIFSASAFAKQISDPVNRVVAFDATGTQRYFRTGETAEVYGVEFEFRKNILQNEDEETLLSAGINTTLMHTQQDLYDEISGTYSVSFRENEEQLQGASPFIINADVSYSPTFGSYKPTGNLVFSYFSDRIDALGSGQLGNIVEKSVPTLDFILKNKITDDFEINFSVRNILNPDIKFVRETSAGDVLVTSANGKGVSGYDRGRNIGFQLKYKF from the coding sequence ATGAGACAAAACATTACACTTACAATTCTCCTATTCTTTACGTTTGTAATAGGATTTGCACAAAACGGTTCTATCGTTGGTAAAGTGCAAGATAAAGAAGTTAATAATGATCCGCTACCTTTTGCTAATGTAACGATAAAAGGGACTTCTAAGGGAACTACCTCTGATTTTGACGGTTTATATGAGTTAAAAGATGTAGCACCTGGAACCTACACATTGATATTTAGTTTTGTGGGTTACAAGACACAAGAAGTTGAAAATGTAGTTGTAAATCCAGGAAAAATAACCAATGTAGATGTAATTTTAGCAGTAAATGCTGCTGCGTTGGACGCGATTGTTATTACGGCAACTACACGAAAAATATCAGAAGCTGCTACTTTGTTAGAGCAGAAGAAATCGAAAGATATCAAACAAATTATTGGTGCAGAAGAATTGGCACGTAAAGGTGTTGGTGATGCTGCGGGCGCGGTAACGAAAATTTCTGGGGTTTCTAAACAAGAAGGATCGAGCAATGTTTATGTGCGTGGATTGGGCGATCGGTATTTGAATACTACACTTAACGGATTGCCATTACCATCAAACGATATTGAAAAGAAAAATATTGAGTTAGGCTTATTTGCAACAGACGTTATTGAAAACGTTTCTATCAGTAAGGCATATTCTGGAAAACAATACGGAGATTTTGCCGCAGGGAATGTAAACATCAACTCGAAAGATTACAAAGGAAAAGGATATGTTGAAGCATTTGTAGGATCGAGCATCAACACCAATGCGATTGGAGAAAACTTTGTAGTGAGTGAAGGCTCTGGTTTCTTTGGAGATTATGCACGTCACAATCAAAATCCGTTTGCCGTTATTTTATCACATGGTGTGGATCCAGAAGCTGTAGAAACTCCCATTAATATAAACTTCGGAATTTCAGGAGGAAAGTCTTGGGATTTTGAAAATGGTGCGCGTTTGAGTGCTTTCGGAACGGTTTCTTTTGAAAACGGATACGAATACAGACGCGGTGAAGCAACTGACTTTACAACAGTAGAGAAAAAGTCGTTTCAAGATGCAGAAGAGTTCGAATACAGTACAACAACGACTGCGATGGGAACTTTAAACTTTAAAATTAACGACGATAACAAATTAAAGTTCAATTCATTATTTATCAACAGTTCTACAAATGAAGTTGGATATTTTGGTATTGATGGAAAAGGTAGAAACAGAGATGCTATTTTAAATACGGATGAAGGTTTTTATCAAATGAACGCTCAGTTTGATCAAAATCAAGTGTTTGTAAATCAATTAATTGGTAATCACAAAAAGAACAAAATAGAAGTTGACTGGGCTGTAGGATACAACTTGGTATTTGCAAAACAACCAGATCGTAAGCGTATTAGTATTGAAAACTATCAATTTGCATTAGATGCTGATCCAACGACCAATCCTACATTTTTTAGCAACGTAGATTATGACAACCAACGTTATTTTCAAGATATTGACGATACCGAATTTAACGGACGTATCAACTTAGCGTATGATGTAAATGAAAACTTCAAATTAAATTTTGGGTACAACGGAAGAAGCAAAGAGCGTAATTTTGAAAACATTCGTTACGGATATGACATTGTTGATTCTAACTTCCAAATTACTGATGTAGATAACTTGAATAGCATTTTCAATATTGGAAACTTTAATGCTGACGGAGGCGCAATCTATGATATTAGAGTGATCAATGCTATTCCAGACTTAGGAAATACAAACAGACCTGGACTTGCTGAAAACACATACACAGGAAACTTAGATTTATTTGCCGGATATGTAGATGCAGAAATTAAATCAGAAAAATGGTTGATTGTGCCAGGCGTGCGTTTTGAATCATTTGATCAAAGTATTGCATACGACGTAATTAACTTAGGAAACAATGGAAACTCTAGCAGAAGCGCGTATGAAAACTTCATTTTGCCAAGTATAAATGTAAAATATGCATTATCAGAAGAGCAAAACATCCGTTTCTCTGCAAGTAGAACAGTTTCCTTACCTGAATTTAAAGAAACGGCTCCTTTTGTATACATTGATGTAACCAACAGAATTGGTGGTAACCCTGACTTATTAGGTGCTACTGATCCAAATTTTGTGAATGTAAGTGACAAATCGTACTCCAACGTACTCAACTTTGACTTAAAATACGAATGGTTTTTTGGTAAAGGAGAAATCTTTTCAGCATCGGCATTTGCAAAACAAATTTCAGATCCGGTAAACCGAGTAGTGGCGTTTGATGCTACAGGAACACAGCGTTACTTTAGAACAGGAGAAACGGCAGAAGTATATGGTGTTGAATTTGAGTTTAGAAAAAACATACTGCAAAATGAAGATGAAGAAACATTACTTTCCGCTGGAATCAATACAACTTTGATGCACACGCAGCAAGACTTGTACGATGAAATTTCGGGTACATACAGCGTGAGTTTTAGAGAAAATGAAGAACAACTACAAGGAGCTTCTCCATTCATCATCAACGCAGATGTAAGCTACTCTCCAACTTTTGGAAGTTACAAACCAACAGGAAACTTAGTGTTCTCTTACTTCTCAGATAGGATTGATGCGTTAGGTTCTGGACAATTAGGAAACATCGTAGAAAAATCAGTACCAACGTTAGATTTCATTCTAAAAAATAAAATTACAGACGACTTTGAAATCAACTTTAGCGTACGAAACATATTAAACCCAGATATCAAATTTGTGCGTGAAACAAGTGCTGGAGATGTGTTAGTAACATCTGCAAACGGAAAAGGAGTTTCTGGCTACGACAGAGGAAGAAATATTGGATTTCAATTAAAATATAAATTCTAA
- a CDS encoding multidrug transporter: MKNYFALGLALVSLLSITSCASDDTADINIVNNGGTSNPTNPGTIFLSGTFTEDLDLDANNTYKINGSLIMATGTTLRIPAGMTIEALAAGSDVYIAISQGATIEAIGTASEPIVFTSDASAPTAGDWGGLIILGSAPINSVSGTATATSEIASLPYGGTDTADNSGTLRYVRVQYSGGSADGQSENNGISFYGVGNGTTVEYVQVYEGKDDGIEFFGGTVNVDFAAVIGAQDDSIDWTEGYTGTITNAYVKHGTDHDKGIEADGFNTDIGNNSDPIYFSAPTVNNLTIIGLGSAISTEAVRLRAGTRVTFNNVVLEGYAEGFDLDGDMMDRPTGEGVVNGETSVTDITFTDIILKVKNDTEFTFTEADLISGDGNGTGTDFASWGAGWTVGN, translated from the coding sequence ATGAAAAATTACTTTGCATTAGGATTAGCACTTGTAAGCTTATTAAGCATTACTTCTTGTGCGTCAGACGACACCGCTGACATTAATATTGTAAATAACGGAGGAACTTCGAATCCTACAAATCCTGGAACGATCTTTTTATCAGGAACATTTACAGAAGATTTAGACTTAGACGCAAACAATACCTATAAAATCAACGGATCGTTGATCATGGCTACTGGAACAACATTGCGTATTCCAGCTGGTATGACCATAGAAGCTTTAGCGGCAGGATCTGACGTGTATATTGCTATTTCGCAAGGAGCTACCATAGAAGCTATTGGAACTGCAAGTGAGCCAATTGTTTTTACTTCGGATGCGTCTGCGCCAACTGCTGGTGACTGGGGCGGATTAATTATTTTAGGGAGCGCACCTATCAACTCAGTATCAGGAACTGCAACAGCAACTTCTGAAATTGCTAGTTTACCTTACGGTGGAACTGACACTGCTGATAACTCTGGAACATTACGTTATGTACGTGTACAATACTCTGGTGGATCTGCTGATGGGCAATCAGAAAACAACGGAATTTCTTTCTACGGCGTTGGAAACGGAACAACTGTTGAATATGTTCAAGTATATGAAGGAAAAGATGATGGAATAGAATTTTTTGGCGGAACTGTAAATGTTGACTTTGCAGCGGTAATTGGCGCACAGGATGATTCTATCGACTGGACAGAAGGATACACAGGAACCATCACAAACGCGTATGTAAAACACGGAACAGATCACGATAAAGGAATTGAAGCAGATGGTTTCAACACAGATATCGGAAATAATTCTGATCCAATATACTTCTCTGCGCCAACAGTAAACAATCTTACGATCATCGGATTAGGTTCTGCAATAAGCACAGAAGCGGTTCGTTTAAGAGCTGGAACAAGAGTAACATTCAATAACGTTGTATTAGAAGGATACGCTGAAGGATTTGATTTAGATGGAGATATGATGGACAGACCAACAGGAGAAGGTGTTGTGAATGGAGAAACAAGTGTAACAGACATTACATTTACGGATATCATTTTAAAAGTGAAAAACGATACTGAATTTACGTTTACAGAAGCTGATTTAATTTCAGGTGACGGAAACGGAACAGGAACTGACTTTGCTTCTTGGGGAGCAGGTTGGACTGTAGGAAACTAA
- a CDS encoding T9SS type A sorting domain-containing protein yields MNKNYFLLIALLISSLSFGQVLEENFDYGMTGGDLTAVSGGAWVQHSGSTGPVQYVATPSLTMAGYPSSGIGGHVAFSGTSQDVNRAFTGISTGTVYGSALVNVVSAGSGNYFMHFNTSGFRARIGARDDGNGGVEFGIGTSSSTLAYTTTPYSLNTTYLLVFSYEIATGVSNLYVLSAVTPTEPAMPDATSTGTTGTAITSIAFRQSSNIPSVLVDGVRVAENWTEIMSNSSVPSLSIVTPADGTTFDPGTNSVDVTFTTQNVNLAMPGSFVNVTVNTDPTDTDVASPYAIPTMDGGMYDVTVELYDNNVIVDTKMVSFSVASITQVNSITELRAGTIGEFYELNAEAIISYIVTENTRNQKYIQDGGAGILIDDVAGTLSVAVNIGDGLIGLQGQLSQFSGVLQFVPSANLPGASSNGNTLNPLFVTANELATNGEAYESRLIRLLNVEFADTGMFADNTNYTVTTSGGTDTTVCRVSFGDENLIGTMIPTVPVDVIGLGGEFNGTYQILPRFTTDIDTTLSNEEFGTTTFSMYPNPANGATVTITSPSNNTKDVQVYSILGKQVINTTITNTLNVADLQSGIYVVKITENGKSATKKLVIR; encoded by the coding sequence ATGAACAAAAATTACTTTTTATTAATTGCATTATTGATTTCTTCGTTGTCTTTCGGACAAGTATTAGAAGAAAATTTCGATTATGGAATGACAGGTGGAGATTTAACTGCCGTAAGTGGAGGCGCATGGGTGCAACACTCAGGTTCTACTGGACCGGTACAGTATGTAGCAACGCCAAGTTTAACAATGGCTGGATATCCTTCATCTGGAATTGGTGGACATGTAGCCTTTTCAGGAACTTCTCAGGATGTAAATAGAGCCTTTACTGGAATTAGTACTGGAACTGTATACGGAAGTGCTTTGGTAAATGTAGTATCTGCAGGTAGCGGAAACTACTTTATGCACTTTAATACAAGTGGATTTAGAGCAAGAATTGGTGCAAGAGATGATGGAAATGGTGGTGTTGAATTTGGTATTGGAACAAGCAGTTCTACTTTAGCATATACAACAACACCTTACAGCTTAAACACAACATACTTATTAGTTTTTTCTTATGAAATTGCCACAGGAGTTTCTAACTTATATGTATTATCTGCGGTAACGCCAACAGAACCTGCAATGCCAGACGCTACTAGTACAGGAACTACAGGTACTGCCATTACATCAATTGCGTTCCGTCAATCTAGTAACATTCCTTCTGTTTTAGTAGATGGTGTTCGTGTCGCTGAAAACTGGACTGAAATTATGAGTAATTCTTCGGTACCTTCATTAAGCATCGTTACACCTGCTGATGGAACTACTTTTGATCCTGGAACAAACAGCGTAGATGTTACATTCACGACTCAAAATGTAAACTTAGCAATGCCAGGAAGTTTTGTAAATGTGACTGTAAACACAGATCCTACAGATACAGATGTTGCTAGTCCATACGCTATTCCAACTATGGATGGTGGAATGTATGATGTAACTGTAGAGTTATATGACAACAATGTGATTGTAGATACAAAAATGGTATCTTTCTCTGTAGCTAGTATTACACAAGTAAACAGCATTACTGAATTACGTGCTGGAACTATTGGAGAATTCTATGAATTAAATGCGGAAGCTATTATTTCATACATCGTTACAGAAAATACAAGAAACCAAAAATACATCCAAGATGGTGGTGCTGGAATCTTAATTGATGACGTTGCCGGAACGTTAAGTGTTGCTGTAAATATCGGAGATGGACTTATCGGACTACAAGGACAATTATCACAATTTTCTGGAGTACTTCAATTTGTGCCAAGTGCTAATTTACCTGGCGCATCTTCAAACGGAAACACCCTTAATCCACTTTTTGTAACTGCAAACGAATTGGCTACAAATGGAGAAGCATACGAAAGCAGATTGATCAGATTATTAAATGTTGAATTCGCTGATACAGGAATGTTTGCAGACAATACCAACTATACTGTTACGACATCTGGCGGAACTGATACTACAGTTTGTAGAGTTTCTTTTGGTGATGAAAACTTAATCGGAACTATGATTCCTACCGTACCAGTTGATGTTATCGGTTTGGGTGGTGAATTCAACGGAACATACCAAATATTGCCAAGATTCACTACTGATATTGACACAACGTTAAGCAACGAAGAGTTTGGAACAACTACTTTTAGCATGTATCCAAACCCTGCAAACGGAGCTACAGTAACGATTACTTCCCCTTCAAACAATACAAAAGATGTACAAGTATACAGCATCTTAGGAAAGCAAGTAATCAATACTACCATTACAAATACATTAAACGTTGCTGATTTACAATCAGGAATTTATGTAGTAAAAATTACAGAAAACGGTAAATCGGCTACTAAGAAATTAGTGATCAGATAA
- a CDS encoding sensor histidine kinase has protein sequence MKLWNKINQYVSKQDLVLFLSFYVFSTIMYYTASWISWGGFKKGHPSYFDVEEFFASGGAQFLISFFVTIPIWYITSVVLRKYKLRVQLLSHILFLPLYIAICYYSLLGVTKIFGWAMYWGGYKVIWTLYSFMLFYFVQFGFIHAYGYFKRFKKEEKEKAILRETTLKSEITALKSQLNPHFLHNLFNSINATIPKENERTRELIIQLSDLFRYQNYASQNEFVTIKEEIDFIQSYLELMQIRLKERLNFAFKVEKEVYHHKIVPMLLQPLVENAVNHGIATKITPSTLRITIEKQNDRLHISIEDTGIGIINKESVFLTGLGLSNTKMRLDKIYNSELKIEDNVPTGTKISFTI, from the coding sequence ATGAAACTATGGAACAAAATAAATCAATATGTTAGCAAACAAGACCTTGTTTTATTTCTAAGTTTCTATGTCTTCTCCACTATTATGTATTACACCGCAAGCTGGATTTCTTGGGGTGGATTTAAAAAAGGACATCCATCGTATTTCGATGTAGAAGAATTTTTTGCTTCTGGAGGAGCGCAATTCTTAATTAGCTTTTTCGTCACCATTCCTATTTGGTATATCACGTCTGTTGTATTAAGAAAGTACAAGCTCAGAGTACAATTGCTGTCACATATATTATTTTTACCATTATACATTGCCATTTGCTATTATTCATTACTTGGAGTCACAAAAATTTTTGGCTGGGCAATGTATTGGGGCGGCTATAAAGTCATTTGGACACTTTACTCGTTCATGCTTTTTTACTTTGTGCAGTTTGGTTTTATACATGCGTATGGATATTTTAAACGTTTCAAAAAAGAAGAAAAGGAAAAGGCAATCCTTCGAGAAACTACGTTAAAAAGCGAAATTACTGCCTTAAAATCACAATTAAATCCACATTTCCTGCACAACTTATTCAACTCTATCAATGCAACTATCCCAAAAGAAAATGAACGTACGCGAGAATTAATCATACAATTGTCTGATCTTTTTAGATATCAGAATTATGCATCGCAAAATGAATTTGTGACCATTAAAGAAGAAATTGACTTCATTCAAAGTTACTTGGAACTCATGCAGATTCGACTCAAAGAGCGTTTGAATTTTGCTTTTAAAGTAGAAAAAGAAGTCTATCATCACAAAATCGTTCCAATGCTGTTGCAACCTTTGGTAGAAAATGCAGTCAATCATGGAATTGCCACTAAAATTACACCTTCAACCTTACGCATTACAATTGAAAAACAAAATGATCGCTTACACATTTCCATAGAAGATACAGGCATTGGTATTATAAATAAAGAAAGTGTGTTCTTAACAGGTTTAGGATTGTCAAACACCAAAATGCGGCTTGATAAAATTTACAATTCCGAACTAAAAATAGAAGACAACGTACCAACAGGAACTAAAATCTCATTTACGATTTGA
- a CDS encoding LytTR family DNA-binding domain-containing protein, protein MKTILIIDDEEDARDLLRQYISAYKELQIIGEASNGLEAVKMINALKPDTIFLDIQMPGLNGFEVLTQLEEIPEVIFSTAYDQYAIKAFEVHAVDYLLKPYGKKRFENALSRILQNQENVIPLAEELLQKETSFPSKVILHKGTRKLMVNVKDVYFAEAFGDYTKVFTKHEEFLATKGISQLHDIFNPTMFIRLHRSHFVNMNTIVELKKIDRYHYVYLSNGKSLRVSDTYLPAIKKIVL, encoded by the coding sequence TTGAAAACAATCCTAATTATAGATGATGAAGAAGATGCAAGAGATTTGTTACGGCAATACATCTCCGCATACAAAGAGCTTCAAATTATCGGAGAAGCTTCCAACGGATTGGAAGCTGTAAAAATGATCAATGCATTAAAACCAGATACTATTTTCCTCGACATCCAAATGCCAGGTCTCAACGGATTTGAAGTATTAACGCAATTAGAAGAAATTCCTGAAGTCATATTTTCTACTGCGTACGATCAATATGCCATCAAAGCATTTGAAGTTCATGCTGTGGATTATCTATTAAAACCGTATGGCAAAAAACGCTTTGAAAATGCACTCAGCAGAATCCTTCAAAATCAAGAAAATGTCATTCCGTTAGCTGAAGAGTTGCTTCAAAAAGAGACTTCCTTTCCTTCAAAAGTTATTCTTCACAAAGGCACAAGAAAGTTAATGGTCAATGTGAAAGATGTATACTTTGCAGAAGCTTTTGGCGATTATACGAAAGTATTTACCAAACATGAAGAATTTCTAGCAACCAAAGGAATCTCACAACTGCATGATATTTTTAATCCAACCATGTTTATACGACTGCACCGTTCGCATTTTGTCAATATGAATACGATTGTAGAATTAAAAAAAATAGACAGATATCACTACGTGTATTTAAGTAACGGAAAAAGTTTAAGAGTAAGTGATACGTATTTGCCAGCCATAAAGAAAATTGTGTTATAA